One window of the Saccopteryx bilineata isolate mSacBil1 chromosome 2, mSacBil1_pri_phased_curated, whole genome shotgun sequence genome contains the following:
- the LOC136322441 gene encoding keratin-associated protein 19-3-like yields MSYYGSYYGGLGYGWGGFGGLGCGYGCGCGYGGYGYGSWRPWSYGRVYKFPRTEVDIHMQVLTLNSKQIPDTMSYYSSYYGGLGYGWGGFSGLGCGCGYGGYGYGSWRPWSYGRYWSSGFY; encoded by the exons ATGAGCTACTACGGCAGCTACTACGGAGGCCTGGGCTATGGCTGGGGCGGCTTCGGTGGCCTGGGCTGTGGCtatggctgtggctgtggctatGGAGGCTACGGCTATGGTTCCTGGCGCCCATGGAGCTATGGAAG GGTATATAAGTTTCCCAGGACAGAGGTcgacattcacatgcaggttctgaCCTTGAACAGCAAACAAATTCCTGACACCATGAGCTACTACAGCAGCTACTATGGCGGCCTCGGCTATGGTTGGGGTGGCTTCAGTGGCCTGGGCTGTGGCTGTGGCTATGGAGGCTACGGCTATGGCTCCTGGCGCCCATGGAGCTATGGAAGATACTGGTCCTCTGGCTTCTACTGA